The Fibrobacter sp. UWR3 DNA window ATTCTCTGCCAGACGCTCTGCCACCCGGCTGTCGCCGCCATTCTCATGGCTGCCATCCTTGCCGCCATCATGAGCACCGCCGACTCGCAGCTGCTGGTTTCGGCATCTGCATTCAGTAACGACCTCTACAAGCACCTGTTCCGCAAGAATGCGAGCAACAAGGAAGTCATGTGGGTGAGCCGCGGCGTGGTCGTACTCATTACGGTTATCGCGGTCATCGTCGCCATGCAGGGGGCGCCCAGCGCCAACGGCGCTGCACAGGGCAAGAGCTTCCTCGATGTGGTGATGAGCCTCGTGAGCTTTGCCTGGGGCGGATTCGGCGCCTGCTTCGGCCCGATTATGCTCCTTGCCCTGTTCTGGAAGCGCACCTCGCTTCCGGGCGCCATCGCGGGTATGCTCGTGGGCGGCATCACCGCATTCGTGTGGAAGTTCTACCTCTCCGGATTCTCCGCCGAAATCTTCCAGATTTACGAACTGGTGCCCGGCTTCGTGCTTAGCTTTGCGACCATCGTGATCGTGAGCCTCTGCACCAAGGCCCCCAGCAAGGAGATTCAGGAGGAGTTTGACGCTGTGGAACACACGCGCCTGAGCGATATGAAGCTGTAACCTAGAACGGGCTTACGCCCTACAGACGAAAGTACAAAAAAGGCCTGCTCGCAAGCAGGCCTTTTCATTTTCTAGAGTTTCATCCCGTATTGGGAACGCGATTCCACTAGGCTTACTCGACATCCTTAATCGTGCAGTCCATGGACTCGCCCGCCTGTGAGGTAATCGTGCTGTCGGTACCCACAGAATAGATGAACATCGAAAGCGATGCATCCTCTTCGCGTAACGGGAGCATCAGCAACGTGGAGCGCTGGATATCGTAGTGACCTTCATGCTTGTTCACCACATTGTCGCCAACCGAAGTTTCATAGGCGTACGAACTATCGAGGAATTTAAAAATCTTCGTAGAATCGCCATCGGCACATTCATAAATCTTGTTCTGAATCACTTCGGCCTTGGAGACCTTGCTCTTCTGGACAGCGACGCTAGCCTTAATCGCTTCGCTGTAATCGCCACCGTCTACAGAGTACAGAATTGTGTCGTCTTCATCGGCATTGTCGGTTTCTTTGACGACGAACGACATTTTGAAGCCTTCTTTCACTTTTTCCACAATCTTTTTGGCGGCATCGGTTTCGCTATACTGCACGCCGCTATTGCCCTTTTCAATACTCACCACGCCACCCGCAAAATCCGTATAGGTGACCACCCACAATTCGTCCGGAATGCGAAGTGCCAAAACGCCCTGCTTGCTGCCAGTCGACAGGTAGACTGTCTGGTCAAACAGCTTGAGTTCCATATTCTTCAGCAGATCTTCCAGTTTCGCAGCGCGGGCACCTTCCGGAAGCACTATCGAAGATGAAGAAACTTCAGAAGACGAGGATTTTGCATTGTCCTTCCCCGAAGAAGAACTATCGTCTTCTGCCCGCAAAGAGGAGGACGAATCATCTTCGTTGGAAGAAGAGGATTCTTCGGAAGAAGGGTCCGCAGAAGCGGAAGAGGAATCGTCACCGCAAGCAGCAAACACGAACGCCGACGAAATCAAAAGAGCAAGAAACCTATACTTCATATTCTAAAATATAGTTTATCAAGAAACAGGAAGCCCGTTCTTGCTTGAACGGGCTTCCTAATTTACGCCATCGCTTATCGTAGCGTCACGAACTTGTTCGCAAGCACCTTCCCACGGGCATCAAGCAGCTTCGCCACGTAGCGGCCGGCGGGGAGCGACTCGAGCGAAACATGCGCGAACCCTGCCACCTGCTTGGAAAGCACCGCCTTGCCCGTCACGGCAAACAGCGAGAGCGTGCTGCCCGCAGGCGCGGTCACATGCATCGAGCGGTTTTCAAGTTGCATCGCCGGCGCGAAGTTCGCCACCTGACGTGCATCGCGCATCTTGGTAACGAATTCAGTGCCTTCAGGTGCGCCGACAATCGTCCCGCGGCCCACCGTACTCATGTACACCACGCCAAACGTGTTCATGTCGCCCTGCACGAAGTTTCCGTTACCCGGACCACCGAACTGATGCTTGTCATCGTTCACGCGTTCAAAAGTCTTGCACTTGTCGGTACTGCGGTAGATGCCGATCGGGTCACCTTCCTTCGCGGCACCCCAGATAAAGATGGTCTCGTAGTCGGCACCTTCCTTGGCCTTGCCGATACCCACGGCGATTGCAGTCGATGCGCCCTCGCAACGGTTCCAGGTCTTGCCACCATCTTCCGTATAGGCAAGCCCGTTCTCGCTGAAGCCCTTCGGGAGCCACATCTGCGCCTGGTCCATCGGGACCCACACGTGGCCTTCCCTGCCCGGCACCGTGCGGATGAGGCCGCCGCCGTTGTAGTATTCGCCCGCGGCGTCGTTCTGCAAGCGCGCACCATATTTCGCGAAGCTCTTGCCACCGTCATCGGAGCGGTACAGGTTCGCCTGCGCATCCATCACGTAGAACACATCCGGATTCACGGGGTCCGCGACAATGCGGGAATTCTGCGTCTGCCCGCCGTCGAGTTCCACCGCGGTCCAGGTCGCGCCGTTATCGGCGGAGCGGTACGTGGTCGAGCCCATCTCGGGCCGGTGCAGCATCACCTTGCCGTCGGCGGAGAGCACCACCATGCCCTTCGGACCCTTGAGCGTAGTCTTCACGCTGTCCCATGTCTTGCCCATGTCGTCGCTGCGGTACATCACGTTGTAGTTGATGCTTTCGTACTGGCCGTACACGGTAATCACGCCCGTGCGCAGCAGGCTACCGCTGAGCGGCGCGAATGCCATCGTCTCGGTGGAGCCGACCGTCGGCGTATGCCTCTGGGCGCTCGCGTTGATATCGGTATAGACGGCGCCGTCGTAGTCGCCAATCGCGGTCACCAGCGGGCCGCCCGGAATGCTCACGATATCGAGCGGGACGGTTTCCTCGATGCCGCGGGACATGAACTTCCACACGGGGACCTTCGCGGTGATGTCGTCGGTCATGAAAATGCCGTTGCCGCTCGTGACCCACGCCTGCTTGTTGTCGAACGGGTTAATCTCGAGCGAACCCGCCCAGTGGATGGCGTTGCCCGGAATCCAGTCCGTGCCGTTCGCGTCAATGTTGATGCCGTCGCCGTAATGCTGCCCGTGAATCCACGTCTTGCCGCCATCCGTGGTCGTGTAGATGCGGTCGCCGTAGTTGTCGCGCTCCTCGCCCTTCGCGTTCTTCGCGAGGTGACGCCCCGTGTACTTGCCGAGCGTCGAGACCACGATATACTTCGGATCCTTCGGGTCGATGGAAATGCCGCCGTAGGAACTATAGTCCTTCTCGTAGGTGGTGGGGCTCTGCTCGTGCGTCACCGAATCACTCGGGGTGATATCTTCCCACGTGCCGCCCGCGATGTTGTACTTGTAGACCGCGCCACTGTTGATGTTGTGCGGGCCCGGACCGTCGGCATAGGTGATGTACATGTCGCCACCCACAATCTTCGCGCGGTGGGGCATCAGGTTCGCGGGGCCACCCGATACGGTCTTCCATGTGGCACCGCCATCGTTACTCACCTGCAGGTTGTCCTTCGTTTCGGAGATGCCGATGTAAATCGTCTTGGTCGAGCCGTCGGCGTTCTTGCCCTGTGCCTCGTCGAACACCACGAAACTGATACCATTCACGTTGGTGAGGCTGTTCCCTTCGGCATTGGAAAGCGCGACCTTGTAGGCGCTCGTCCACGTCTTGCCGTAGTCGCTGCTCTTGTAGAGGCCCTTCGTGCGACTCCCGCAGAAGATAATGTTCGGCTTGTTCGGGTCCACCGCGAGCTTTTCGCCGGTCTGGCGGCCCATGCCGTTGCCGTGGGCGAGCATTTCCACGTAGCTCGTGTCCCAGGTGGCGCCGTAATCCTCGCTCCGGAGCACGGCAGTCCGGCCCTGGCTAAAGTAGCCCGTCCCGCCGAGCACGTAGATGCGCTTCGGGTCGGTCGGGTCGAGCGCGAACGCCTCGGTGCCGTACAGGCCCTTGTCGTTCTCCGAGATCCAGTCCATCAGCGGGATCCACCTCTTGTTCTCGAAATCGAAGCGGTAGATGCCGCCCACGTCGGTACGCGCATAGAGCACATTTTCGGCCTTCGGGTGGAAGATCACCGCCGACACGAAGCCGCCTCCATCGAAGCGGACATTGCCCCAGTTGTAGTTTTCGGCCTGCGAAAGGCCCGCACCCGCCGCGACCAGCGCGGCACCCAGCATCAATTTTTCGAACATATTCTTACCAAACATAAAGGTACAACACCCCCATACACCGGATATGAAAATATATTATTGGGTTCCGATGCGTCACAGAATGCCGCCGGGGCGCCCCAAAAGCGTTTATGCAAACACAACAAGGCAAAAATCGCCCCAAATTTCCAGAATCCCTTTACAAAACGGCCTTTTTTATTAAATTTGGAACACTCGCGGGAGTAGCTCAGTTGGTAGAGCGCGACCTTCCCAAGGTCGATGTCGAGGGTTCGAGACCCTTTTCCCGCTCTAAAAAAGAAAAGCCACCCAATGGGTGGTTTTCTTTTTTATGGGTCGGGAGAAAAAGGTGGCGAGAACCCTCGAAGAGGGTTCGGCACAAAAGTGCCGTGGGCACGAAGTGACCATGAAATAGGCACTTTTTGAGCTTGATGCGAGCCTGCGAGCATCGAGCCCGTAGGGTTGACAATCAGCCGCGCAGCGGAGTCTGATTGTCAACAAACCCTTTTCCCTTTTCATAGTCGGGAGAAAAAGGTGGCGAGAACCCTCGAAGAGGGTTCGGCATAAAAGTGCCGTGGGCACGAAGTGACCATGAAATAGGCACTTTTTGAGCTTGATGCGAGCCCACGAGCATCGAGCCCGTAAGGTTGACAATCAGCCGCGCAGCGGAGTCTGATTGTCAACAAACCCTTTTCCCTTTTCATAGTCGGGAGAAAAAAGTGGCGAGAAACTTCAAAAAGAGTTCTTTTTTCTATCATTGTCGCATGCATTTCCGCAAAAACGTTTTCAGTATATTCGCCGCGACCATCGTGCTCACCGCTCTCTGCGCAAGCCAGAGCGCCGCAGAAGAGGAAAAATCCCTGTGGCAGCGTTTCGTCGACTGGTTCAAGCCCGCCCCCTCGCTCGAAGGCGAAGGCCCGCTCTACGACGAACTTCGCGAACTGGAAACCCAGATTGACCGCATCGAAGGACGCTACTCGCGCGAACGCAGGCCCGGCAACAAGACCCGCCTGAAAAAGGAAATGGAAGACCTTAAAACCAAGCGCGAAAAGCTTATCGACAGGATCCGCGAAGAGGAAAAGGCCAAGAAAAACGCTCCCGCCGTACAGCCTGTCGCAGCGAGCAGTTCTGCGACCGCCGCTGACACCAGCAAGGCCGCACAGGCGGACATCTGCACGCCCGACACCGTCTTCGTGCGCGACACGGTCATCGTTCACGATACGTTGTACGTAATAGTTTCCGGAAAGCCCGGCGAGCAGCAGGCACCCGCAGCGCAGTCCAATACAGCGAAACCCGCCGGAGAAGCCTCCCCCACGGATTCCGCGACAGCCTCGCAGGCCATACCCGCTGCGGATTCCGCTACGGTTCCAGGTAATAAGTAGGCCTCACGCCCAGCAGTTTCTCGTCGGCAGCAAGCTCTGCCGCCGGCTCATTGCGCCCGACAACAAGCGCGCTGTCAAAACCCGCAACATACGCGCCGTACACATCCGTCCCGAGCGTATCGCCAATCATAACCGCCTTCGCGCCCGCGGGCAAGGTCGCGCGGACCTTCTGCCATATTCCGGGGAAAGGCTTGCCGAAATATTCCGCAGCGCAGCCCGTCTCCCGGCGCAGGCGTTCGCAAAGTTCGCCCGAAACAGGCGCACGAGTCCCGTCAATCCGCGGGGCCCACGCATCCGGGTTCAAGACAAGCAACAGCGCTCCGGGCCGGCGCAAGATAGCTACCGCCTGCGCGTACATCTCGTCCGTCGCCGTCGAAGAAGAAATCGCCACCACGGGCGAAACCGGATTCTCCACGGCAGCAATCCCGCATTCGGCGAGCACGTTCACGCCCGTCGCACGCCCGATGTAATAGACCTCGCGACCGGCATCAAAAGGCGAGCCACCCACAGGCAGACGCGACAACCAGCCCTTCAGTAAACTCCCGGAAGAAATCGTTTCCGCAACGGTGAAATCGAACCCGCGGGCATCCGCCTCATCGGCGAGAGCCTGATCCAAGTTCGACGCCGCATTCGTGACCAGACGGATTTCCTTGCCCACGCGACGCAGTTCAGCGAACCACTCCTTCGCGCCCGGGTACACGAAATCGCCCCGGTTATAGAGCGTGCCGTAACCGTCAAAGCAGAATGCATCGTAGCGGTCGAGAATATCGGAGAGGCGCACGCGCGGCGGCTCCCCATCGGGGGTCGTACGGCCAGAAAAAGCGCCCGACTTTTCGACAAGCGCGCGATACCGCCCGTATATTTCGAGTTCAAGTGCTTCCATCGGCAAGCGAAATGCGCTAGGCGTCGCTTCTCAATATGCCGTAGTCACGCCCTTCTACAGGAATTACCAACTGCATCTTGGAAAGCGTGCCGATATACTTCTTGAAAACAGCCTTGAAATCTTCGCCCAGCACCTCTTCGTCGTCATTTTCGAGGTTGTAGGCGACATAACTTCCGTCCGCAAAAATCGAAATACAGCAGTCCCACGTGATATCGCCTTCCTGTTCTTCCTGGTCGTCGTCGCGGTCCTGGCTTTCGAGCATGAGCATCGGGCGCGGAGCCGGGATAGCCTCCGCATGGCCGTTCTCATAGACAAAGTAATTGCGGCTGATGAGTTCGTGTTCCAGCGCCATCGTGG harbors:
- a CDS encoding 1,4-beta-glucanase, with amino-acid sequence MFGKNMFEKLMLGAALVAAGAGLSQAENYNWGNVRFDGGGFVSAVIFHPKAENVLYARTDVGGIYRFDFENKRWIPLMDWISENDKGLYGTEAFALDPTDPKRIYVLGGTGYFSQGRTAVLRSEDYGATWDTSYVEMLAHGNGMGRQTGEKLAVDPNKPNIIFCGSRTKGLYKSSDYGKTWTSAYKVALSNAEGNSLTNVNGISFVVFDEAQGKNADGSTKTIYIGISETKDNLQVSNDGGATWKTVSGGPANLMPHRAKIVGGDMYITYADGPGPHNINSGAVYKYNIAGGTWEDITPSDSVTHEQSPTTYEKDYSSYGGISIDPKDPKYIVVSTLGKYTGRHLAKNAKGEERDNYGDRIYTTTDGGKTWIHGQHYGDGINIDANGTDWIPGNAIHWAGSLEINPFDNKQAWVTSGNGIFMTDDITAKVPVWKFMSRGIEETVPLDIVSIPGGPLVTAIGDYDGAVYTDINASAQRHTPTVGSTETMAFAPLSGSLLRTGVITVYGQYESINYNVMYRSDDMGKTWDSVKTTLKGPKGMVVLSADGKVMLHRPEMGSTTYRSADNGATWTAVELDGGQTQNSRIVADPVNPDVFYVMDAQANLYRSDDGGKSFAKYGARLQNDAAGEYYNGGGLIRTVPGREGHVWVPMDQAQMWLPKGFSENGLAYTEDGGKTWNRCEGASTAIAVGIGKAKEGADYETIFIWGAAKEGDPIGIYRSTDKCKTFERVNDDKHQFGGPGNGNFVQGDMNTFGVVYMSTVGRGTIVGAPEGTEFVTKMRDARQVANFAPAMQLENRSMHVTAPAGSTLSLFAVTGKAVLSKQVAGFAHVSLESLPAGRYVAKLLDARGKVLANKFVTLR
- a CDS encoding HAD-IIA family hydrolase, coding for MEALELEIYGRYRALVEKSGAFSGRTTPDGEPPRVRLSDILDRYDAFCFDGYGTLYNRGDFVYPGAKEWFAELRRVGKEIRLVTNAASNLDQALADEADARGFDFTVAETISSGSLLKGWLSRLPVGGSPFDAGREVYYIGRATGVNVLAECGIAAVENPVSPVVAISSSTATDEMYAQAVAILRRPGALLLVLNPDAWAPRIDGTRAPVSGELCERLRRETGCAAEYFGKPFPGIWQKVRATLPAGAKAVMIGDTLGTDVYGAYVAGFDSALVVGRNEPAAELAADEKLLGVRPTYYLEP